The following nucleotide sequence is from uncultured Campylobacter sp..
ATACCTATATCTTTAGTTGCAGTTTTTGCTATCGGTATATCTTTAACTTTATATTTATATATTCTTGTATTTTTACAAAATTACTTTTTATTTAGAGGCTGGTACGAAAGTAAAAATAAGGTTAAGCTATGTTTTATGGGAATAGATTTCAGTATGATATTGCTAATGACTTTTATACCGGTTATTCATGATAAATTAAATTTATCATCTTCTTCGTATGAGCACATTAGAGATGCAGGTTGTTTGCTTAAGATATGTTTGACTTTACATGCAATATTTTTGTTATCATTTTCCTATAAATTTTGGAGAGATAATAAAGATGAACTGAGCGATATTCTTCTAGCCGCCCTTTTAATATTTATCTCTGATTTGCTGATATTATTAGTTATTTATTTTAACTATACAGATGACTACATCCTTGTAGTAATTCCTATGGTGCTTCTTTCTTTTATGATAAGATTTCTTCAAATTAGTAAAAAATTCTCATATCGGTATATACTGTTTGTATTATCCTTTGTTGTTTTCGTACTTTTGTCATCTGCTAGTGGATTTTTTGTGAGGGCTGTAGGTTTAGCAAACTACCAAATCGATCTCGACATTCGAAAAGACAATATTCCAGAGTATATTCTAAATTTAAATATCAAATGCCAAAGTAAAGCAAGCGAAGATATAGAGTTTATAAAATACACTTGTATATTAGACGATAAGTCAGGTCTGGCGATAAAATTTAAAAATATTCTAGTAAAAGTGAAATCAGACGGTAAATATTGGCTTGAGGTCGCATCCAAGGATAGGAACGAAAGTGAAATAGATAATTACAGGTTTTGGGTTTCGGAAAAAAATATTATCAATTAAAGCCGGTATATTTAATAGCATTTGATTAATAATTAACTATAATTTCACCTTTCAATTTTAAATTTGACAGTCATATTTTTGGGATAAATGCACAGATATTTTTTTGGACTTAAATTCCTAAAACGTCAGGTGAGGGATGATTATCTTGCTATTATTGTGACGATATCTTTCAGCATTTTCAGCGGCAGCCGGGCGGTTATGGGTGCGATGGGGCGGTGAGCTTTTGGAGCTTTTCTTTTGAGTATGGCTATTAGCGGCTACTCATACTGCGAGTTTACGAATCTCAACGGCAACCAACTCGTTTCAAGGGCTGATACCGATCGCGTATTTATAGGCACAACGATCGCGGCTTTTATGGTGAGCAAGCTCAAATTTCGTTACTCGCAAACAAAATCTGTGTATTTTTGGTAATTATAAGGCGATCTAATTTCTGGTTTTGAAGCGCGTTTTGCGTTTGGTTGCAGTCTGCTTTTATTTTACCGGACTACCGCACCTCCGCTATACATATAACTTTTTGCAGCGTTTATAGTGATTGGTATTTAGCCACGTTCAGGTAAACCCATAAACCCATTAAGATCACACATAGAAAACAAAATTATTGTTAAAATTCAAATCTTAAACCTATAAATCCCTCGGATCGGCGATCTTGCCTGCGACGGCGCTAGCTGCGGCGATGGCGGAGTTTGCCAGATACACCTCGCTGCTGCGATCTCCCATGCGGCCGACGAAATTTCGATTAGTCGTGCTTATACAGCGCTCGCCCACGCCCAAAATCCCCATATATCCGCCCAGGCACGCGCCGCAGGTCGGGTTGCTCACGACTGCGCCTGCCTCGACGAAAATATCCCACAGCCCCTCTTTTTGCGCGGCCAAAGCGATCTTTTGCGTCGCAGGCGTGATGATGAGGCGGGTTTTGCGCGCGACCTTGCGACCTTTTAAAATTTGCGCCGCGATCCGCAGATCACTCAGGCGGCCGTTGGTACAGCTGCCGATAAAGACCTGATCGACGGCGATGTCATCGCGCACCGCCTCGCGCACGCTCTTGCCGTTGCTAGGTAGGAACGGATAGGCGATCACCGGATCAAGCTTGCTAACGTCGATCTGCAAAATTTGCTCATAGTTCGCGCCCTCGTCGGAGTAGTGAAATTTCGGCTCGGCGCGCAAGCTTTTATCCGCCAAAAATTCCTTCGTGATCTCATCGACCGCGACGATACCGCTCTTACCGCCCGCTTCGATCGCCATATTGCAAAGCGAAAATCTGCTATCCATATCCAGATACTCCAGCGCGTCGCCGCAGAATTCCAAAGCCTTATAGCGCGCGCCGTCCACGCCGATGAGGCGGATCACTTCCAAGATCAGATCCTTGCCGTAGATGTGCGGTGCGGGCTTGCCGCGAAAGATCACTTTGATCGTAGGCGGTACTTTAAACCAATTCTTGCCCGTTATCATCGCAAAAGCTAGATCGGTGCTGCCCATACCCGTCGCAAATGCCCCCAGCGCGCCGTGAGTACAGGTGTGGCTGTCCGCACCGATTATGACGTCGCCGGGCACTACGAGCCCTTTTTCAGGCATCAGCGCATGCTCAATACCCATATCTTTTTCGTCGAAATAATTTTTCAAATCGTGCTTGTAAGCAAACTCGCGTGAAATTTTAGCTTGGTTTGCGCTTAGAATGTCTTTCGTAGGGATATAGTGATCCATCACGATCGCAAAGCCGTCCGGGTTGGCGAGCTTTTTTGCGCCGCTAAGCTCGAACTGCTTGATCGAAATCGGCGTCGTGATGTCGTTGCCGATGACCATATCGATGGCGCTTTCGATGATCTGTCCCGCAAAAACTGCTTCGCCCACGTGCTCGCTAAAAATTTTCTCCGTGATCGTCTGCTTCATAAAATCTCCTTCGTATCGGTTAAATTTGCGCGATTTTAGCTAAAAAATCATAAATTTTTGCAATTTTATGTATAATTGAGCCGCAAGGAGCGAGACGATGGAAATTTTAGATATTTTTGCAAACCGCAGAAGCGTAAGAAAATACGCGCAGGGGCCGCTTGAGGACGAGGCGCTGGATAAAATTTTAAAAGCGGGCCTGCTTGCGCCGTCGGGGCATGCACGCCGCCCATGGGAGTTTATCCTCGTGCGCGACAAACGGATGCTTGAGCGGCTAAGCGCGTGCCGCAGCAGCGGAGCGAATATGCTAAAACAGGCCGCGGCCGCGATCGTCGTGATCGCAGATGAACAGAAACAGGACGTCTGGATCGAGGACTGCTCGGTAGCGTTAGGCTACATGCACCTTGCCGCAAGCGCGCTAAATCTCGGTAGCTGCTGGGTGCAGGTAAGATTGCGCACCGCTGCGGATGGACGCAGCTGCGAGGAGTTTTTGCGCGAGGCGCTGGGCTTTCCGCCAAATTTCAAAGCAGAAGCGATACTGGCCCTCGGCGTACCGCAGCGCAGCCCGAGCCCTCACGATCTGCAGAAGTTAAATTTAAGCAAAATCCATAAAGAGAAATTTTAACGCATATGAAGTATCAAAACTTAATTCAAATTTGCGAGTATCTACGCGCCAAACGCTTTCTTTCGCACATTAAGCGCGTAGGAGATAACCTTTTTAAAGTCTGCTTTGACGGCAACGAGACGCTGTTTTTCGATATGAATAAATCAGGCTGCAATATCCACGAAAATGACGCTTTTACCGAAGGTAAGGTTTACGCGGCGCCCTTTGACGTGCTACTTGCTAAGCGCTTCGTAAAATCGCGCATCACCTCCGTTAGCGTGCCAGAAAATAATAGAATTCTATGCCTTAGCGTAAGCCAAAACGCAAGCTACAAAACCCAAAGCTCAAATATCTACTTCGAATTTACCGGGCGCTTTACAAACGTAATAATCACTGATGAAAACGATGTGATTTTAGAGGCACTGCGGCACTTCGAAACGGAATTTAGGCAGATCAAAGTAGGAAGAAAACTCCGCCACCTACCGCCTGCAAATATTAAAGAAGCCCCCGTGCCAAAAATTTTGGACTTTAGGGCATTTTTTCGCGCGGAATTTAACGCGCTAAATGCGGATCGCTTAAACTCGCTCAAATCCGCAAAAATCACGGCGCTAAATAAAAAGCTAGACTCGGTGCGCGAAGCTCTAAGCTCTTTGCAAAGTAGCGCCGAACTACTGCGAAGCGCCGAGCTTTTAGGTGCGAAAGCCGCCTTGCTAAAAGAAAATATCTATAAGATTCCAACCAGCGCGCGAGAATTTATGCTGCAAAAAGGAGACGCAGAGGCGGTAGAATTTAAGCTGCAAAAGCCTGCAAGCGCCGCTTTGGGCGAGCTTTACTCCGAGGCGAAGCGTCTGCGCCAAAAGGCTGCTAATATCCATATCGAAGAGCAAAATTTAAAGGAGAAACTCGCGTTTTACGAGAATTTAAAATCGCTCATTCTCGCCGCACAGGACGCACACGAGATCGAAATTCTAATGCCTAAGCGCACGCAAACTAGGCAAAAAAGCAAGGAAAAAAATAGCGAATATGTAGCGAGCTTTTATCTAGGGGATTTTAAAATCAGCGTCGGTAAAAACGAAAAAGGCAATGAGCTCTTACTAAAAAATAGTTCCAAATCCGACTATTGGTTTCATCTTAAGGATATTCCAAGCGCACACGTCATCGTAAAGACAAATAAGCAAAGTCTAAGCGAAGAGGTGATTGAATTTGCTGCTAAAATTTGCGTGAGCTTCAGTGCAAGCGGCAGCGGAAAATATCTCGTCGATTACACCAAACGTCAAAATGTCAAAATCAACGAAGGTGCATTTGTAAACTACGTAAATTTTAAAACAATCAGCGTTTTAAAGCCGTAATAAGCGAGCTTGCGATATAATTGCTCAAAATAAATTCCAAGGAAATTCTATGAAGCAAAGAATAATCACGGCAAGCATTTTACTCGCCGTATTTTTGGCTCTAATTCTCATAAACGCTAGGTGGCTAAATTTCGCCGTATTTGCGTTGATACTCGTGCTGGCGTTTTTTGAAAGCCTCAAGTTATGGGGTCTAGAGGAAACTAGCAAAAAGTGGCTCGCGCTGGCGATCGCGTTTTTTGCGCTGCTACCATTTACGCAGACCGATGAGCCATTCGTCTCAGCGCTAAAAGTTAGCATCCTGATGATCCTATGCGTCGCCTCTGTCGTAGCCTTTACCAAGGGCCCCAGCCTAAAGATCACGCTTCCTTTCATCTATCCCGTTGCGCCGATATTTTTTATGTGGGCGGCCTATGATGATTTCGGGGAAGTTTTTCACTTCGTTTGGCTGATCTTTATTATCGTAGCTAGCGATAGCGGCGCATATTTTATCGGAAGAGCCTTTGGCAAAACTCCGCTAAGCGCTAGCTCGCCAAATAAAACCGTAGAAGGCGTGCTAGGTGGTCTTGCGCTCGCGCTTATCGTTAGCCTCATTTATGCGCGCATCTTTACCAATATGCCACCGCTTGAAATTTTAGGAAAAACCATCATCATAGCAATTTTTGGCGTGTTCGGCGATCTGTTTGAGAGCTACCTAAAACGCGCGGCGGGTCTTAAAGATAGCGGCGCGCTCTTTCCGGGGCACGGCGGGATCTTAGACCGCATCGACGGCTATATGTTCGGCGCAATCGCGATGGCGATAGTCTATTCATGGTAGTTTTAGGCTCCACGGGCTCTATCGGCACAAACACCCTAGACGTAGCCGCGCGCAGCGGCAGTATGATCGAAGCGCTTAGCTGCGGGCGCAATATCAAGCTTTTAAACGAACAGATCGCAAAATTTCATCCTCGTCTCGTCTGTATCGCGGACGCGCAGCAGAAAAGCGAGGTGGATCACGAGCGCGTATTTTGCGGCGCGGATGGAATTTTACAAATGCTTGCAGAGTGCAAAAGCACGACCGTCGTAAACGCTCTCGTAGGCTTTGCAGGTATGATGCCGAGCCTAAAAACCCAAGAGCTCGGAAAGAGGCTATGTCTCGCCAACAAAGAAAGCCTCGTCGTCGGCGGGAAATTTCTGCAAACGGATAAAATTTACCCGATCGACAGCGAGCATTTTGGACTGAAATTTTTGCTTAGCAATGCCAAAATCCCCGTTTCGCGCCTAATCATCACGGCTAGCGGCGGCGCGTTTTACGACGTTCCGCTAACGCAGCTGGGTTCGCTCACGCCGCAAAACGCCCTCAAACACCCCAACTGGAAGATGGGCGCGAAGATCACGATCGACAGCGCCACGATGGCGAATAAGCTCTTTGAGGTGATCGAGGCGTTTTGGCTCTACGGCATGCGCGAGATCGATGCGCTCATTGAGCGCACCTCGCAGATCCACGCGCTAGTCGAATTCGCAGACGGCTCCACGACGGCGCATATTAGCAGGGCCGATATGCGGCTAGCCATCGCGCACGCGATGTTTAGTGGCGACGTACGGGAGCAGATCACCGCACCTGTGGATCTGTGCGCGCTGCGACCGATAGAGCTTAAACCGATCGACGAGATGAAATTTCAAATCTTTACCCTCAAAGACGCGCTGTTAGCAAACCCCGATCTCGGCGTCGTCATCAACGCCGCAAACGAAGCGGGCGTAAATGCGTTTTTGCAGCAGCGGTGCCGCTTCACCGACATTGCGCGCGTCGTGCTAAAGTGCGCGGAGAAATTTAACTCGCCTAGCGTGACGGACGCAGAAGCGCTTGCGGCGGTGGATACGAGCGTGCGAGCGTATGCAAACGAATTGCTGAAATAAATTTTTTAATCACGGGATTTATGCTACAAGTTGAGCGTGGCGGCAAATTTCACTGCGCGCGGCTCGCGCAAGCAGCCGTAAAATTTAGTGGCTCTAAAACAGCGTGCGCCTATTGCGCCATATCTGGTGCAGATTTATGCTGTGCCGTAAGGTTGTGCCGTTAAATTTAATAAATAGAGGTTGGGCGTGGATATTAAAACCGTCATAGATTTAGAAAAGCAGCGTAAACGGCTCAAGAAAAGTCGCAAGCTTTGGAAAATTTTAAGTTACCTCGTAGCGTTCGTGGTTTTCGGTCCGATGCTTGCGCTCGCATTGATAATCATCTTTCTCGATTTTCCCAAACTCGATCTTGGCATAGAAAGCTTATCTTTTTTGGTCATGTCTATTTTAGCAATAATCGCCATGCGGGACGAATTTTACGAGTGGATTTTCGAGCGCAAAACCAAGCGGTTTTTGATGCGCTACAAAGAGCTTTATCTCAAGCCCTATATCGAGAGTCTGGGCTTTTCGTATAAAATGGGCGCGCTTTTTCAGGAAAAAGAGGTAAGAGCAAGCGAGATATTTGACGGATTTGATAGATTTCGCGCGGATGATCTGGTTTGCGCAAACGTGGACGGAGTGGATTTTATGTTTTGCGATATAAGGCTGGAAAAGGACGTCAGCAGGGGAATTTCATCCTTTTTTAAAAAAAGATACTTTAAATTTTTCGAGGGGCCCTTTTTTGTGGCAAATTTTAATAAAAAAATCCGCTCCGACGTTTTTGTTTTCTCGGATGCGGCGGCGCCCGCAGGCATAGATTTGCCGCCTTCGGGGCTGCCGCGCGGGCTATGGAGCGATCGCAAAATCCCGATAGATAACGCGGATTTCAATGCAAATTTCTCGGTTTACGCAAGCGATACGGTGGCGGCTATGTATGTCTTGACGCCTGCGATGATGGAGAAAATTTTATCTCTTAAACAGCTCGTGAAATCGGATATCTCACTGAGTTTCAAGCAAGATAAAATTTACATAGCGATAGCTCGCGGCGCCGATAGTTTCGAGCCGAGCTTGGATCAGCCGATACTTAATGCTCGAATCGCAAAGGATATCAAAGCTGATCTGGACACGATGCTGCAAATCGTAAAAATTCTAAGGCTGAATGAAAAAATTTGGACGTCTTAGCCGGGCGCAAGGCGGAGCGAGGCGAGCGGGCGAAATAAGACAGGGCAAGGCAAGGCGAGCAGATGAAAATAAAGCGGGGTGAAGCAAAGCGACTAGATAAAACAAAGCGGAGCAGAATAGGCTGCTGGGGCAAAACACGCGAACGCCGCGCAAGCGCGATAAAATTTCACGCGGGATTGAGAAATTTTAGTAATGGGATGAAATTCCACGCGGAGTTGCGGCAAGATCGT
It contains:
- a CDS encoding phosphatidate cytidylyltransferase, whose product is MKQRIITASILLAVFLALILINARWLNFAVFALILVLAFFESLKLWGLEETSKKWLALAIAFFALLPFTQTDEPFVSALKVSILMILCVASVVAFTKGPSLKITLPFIYPVAPIFFMWAAYDDFGEVFHFVWLIFIIVASDSGAYFIGRAFGKTPLSASSPNKTVEGVLGGLALALIVSLIYARIFTNMPPLEILGKTIIIAIFGVFGDLFESYLKRAAGLKDSGALFPGHGGILDRIDGYMFGAIAMAIVYSW
- a CDS encoding NFACT RNA binding domain-containing protein; the encoded protein is MKYQNLIQICEYLRAKRFLSHIKRVGDNLFKVCFDGNETLFFDMNKSGCNIHENDAFTEGKVYAAPFDVLLAKRFVKSRITSVSVPENNRILCLSVSQNASYKTQSSNIYFEFTGRFTNVIITDENDVILEALRHFETEFRQIKVGRKLRHLPPANIKEAPVPKILDFRAFFRAEFNALNADRLNSLKSAKITALNKKLDSVREALSSLQSSAELLRSAELLGAKAALLKENIYKIPTSAREFMLQKGDAEAVEFKLQKPASAALGELYSEAKRLRQKAANIHIEEQNLKEKLAFYENLKSLILAAQDAHEIEILMPKRTQTRQKSKEKNSEYVASFYLGDFKISVGKNEKGNELLLKNSSKSDYWFHLKDIPSAHVIVKTNKQSLSEEVIEFAAKICVSFSASGSGKYLVDYTKRQNVKINEGAFVNYVNFKTISVLKP
- the dxr gene encoding 1-deoxy-D-xylulose-5-phosphate reductoisomerase gives rise to the protein MVVLGSTGSIGTNTLDVAARSGSMIEALSCGRNIKLLNEQIAKFHPRLVCIADAQQKSEVDHERVFCGADGILQMLAECKSTTVVNALVGFAGMMPSLKTQELGKRLCLANKESLVVGGKFLQTDKIYPIDSEHFGLKFLLSNAKIPVSRLIITASGGAFYDVPLTQLGSLTPQNALKHPNWKMGAKITIDSATMANKLFEVIEAFWLYGMREIDALIERTSQIHALVEFADGSTTAHISRADMRLAIAHAMFSGDVREQITAPVDLCALRPIELKPIDEMKFQIFTLKDALLANPDLGVVINAANEAGVNAFLQQRCRFTDIARVVLKCAEKFNSPSVTDAEALAAVDTSVRAYANELLK
- a CDS encoding 3-isopropylmalate dehydratase large subunit translates to MKQTITEKIFSEHVGEAVFAGQIIESAIDMVIGNDITTPISIKQFELSGAKKLANPDGFAIVMDHYIPTKDILSANQAKISREFAYKHDLKNYFDEKDMGIEHALMPEKGLVVPGDVIIGADSHTCTHGALGAFATGMGSTDLAFAMITGKNWFKVPPTIKVIFRGKPAPHIYGKDLILEVIRLIGVDGARYKALEFCGDALEYLDMDSRFSLCNMAIEAGGKSGIVAVDEITKEFLADKSLRAEPKFHYSDEGANYEQILQIDVSKLDPVIAYPFLPSNGKSVREAVRDDIAVDQVFIGSCTNGRLSDLRIAAQILKGRKVARKTRLIITPATQKIALAAQKEGLWDIFVEAGAVVSNPTCGACLGGYMGILGVGERCISTTNRNFVGRMGDRSSEVYLANSAIAAASAVAGKIADPRDL
- a CDS encoding nitroreductase family protein, which translates into the protein MEILDIFANRRSVRKYAQGPLEDEALDKILKAGLLAPSGHARRPWEFILVRDKRMLERLSACRSSGANMLKQAAAAIVVIADEQKQDVWIEDCSVALGYMHLAASALNLGSCWVQVRLRTAADGRSCEEFLREALGFPPNFKAEAILALGVPQRSPSPHDLQKLNLSKIHKEKF
- a CDS encoding DUF3137 domain-containing protein; translation: MDIKTVIDLEKQRKRLKKSRKLWKILSYLVAFVVFGPMLALALIIIFLDFPKLDLGIESLSFLVMSILAIIAMRDEFYEWIFERKTKRFLMRYKELYLKPYIESLGFSYKMGALFQEKEVRASEIFDGFDRFRADDLVCANVDGVDFMFCDIRLEKDVSRGISSFFKKRYFKFFEGPFFVANFNKKIRSDVFVFSDAAAPAGIDLPPSGLPRGLWSDRKIPIDNADFNANFSVYASDTVAAMYVLTPAMMEKILSLKQLVKSDISLSFKQDKIYIAIARGADSFEPSLDQPILNARIAKDIKADLDTMLQIVKILRLNEKIWTS